One genomic window of Actinoalloteichus hoggarensis includes the following:
- the purS gene encoding phosphoribosylformylglycinamidine synthase subunit PurS, giving the protein MARVVVDVMPKQEILDPQGQAVAGALPRLGFQGVTSIRQGKHFELEVDDSVDDATLGRIAETLLANPVIEDWAIRREQS; this is encoded by the coding sequence GTGGCCCGAGTCGTCGTCGACGTCATGCCCAAGCAGGAGATCCTCGACCCCCAAGGCCAGGCGGTGGCAGGCGCATTGCCCCGGTTGGGCTTCCAGGGAGTGACGAGCATCCGTCAAGGCAAGCACTTCGAGCTGGAGGTCGACGACTCCGTCGACGACGCCACGCTCGGGCGCATCGCCGAGACGCTCCTGGCCAATCCGGTCATCGAGGACTGGGCGATCCGGAGGGAACAGTCATGA